The following nucleotide sequence is from uncultured Draconibacterium sp..
CTGCTGATCGTTCAAAACAAACGCGAAGTACACATTCCGGGTATCTGCCGTAATTTTCTGGATTTAACACGTAAAGACCTCAATATAAAATCGGCCGTTCTTACAACTGCTTCCGAGGTTGACGCTTCTACACTTAAAAAAGTGAAAGAACTGCTGGGCAAAGAACTGAATGCAACGATTGAGTTGGCGGCTCAGGTAAATCCTGAAATTCTTGGTGGCCTGGTATTGCGATTAGATGATAAACAGTATGATGCCAGCGTGGCAACACAATTACGCAAGGTAAAACAGACCTTGTTAGAAACCGAATTATAAACGAAAACGACAAGCAAAAAATAATAAAAGATGGCTAATATAAAACCTGCTGAAGTATCTGCAATTCTTAAGCAACAACTCGAAGGATTTAAATCGGTAGCCGAACTGGAAGAAGTTGGTACCGTTCTGCAAGTCGGCGACGGCATTGCACGTATTTATGGACTTTCGAACGTGGAATCGAACGAAATGATCGAATTCGAGAGCGGCATGAAAGGCATTGTATTAAACCTTGAAGAAGACAATGTTGGTGCGGTACTTTTAGGACCTTCAGAAGAAATTAAAGAAGGCGACACGGTAAAACGTACACGCCGTATTGCGTCGATTAATGTAGGTGAAGGCTTGCTTGGTCGCGTGGTGAACACCATTGGTGAAGCAATTGATGGAAAAGGCGCTGTTAGCGGCGAACTTTTCGAGATGCCTTTGGAAAGAAAAGCGCCGGGCGTTGTTTTCCGTCAGCCGGTAAAAGAACCGCTGCAAACAGGATTGAAAGCTGTTGATGCGATGATTCCGATCGGCCGCGGTCAGCGCGAGTTGATTATTGGCGACCGTCAGACAGGAAAAACAGCAGTAGCCATCGACACTATTATTAACCAACGCGAATTCTACAAACAGGGAAATCCTGTTTACTGTATATATGTAGCAGTTGGACAAAAAGGTTCTACTGTTGCAAACATTGCCGCAACGCTTGAAAAAGCAGGCGCAATGGATTATTCGGTAATTGTTACCGCAACAGCATCCGATCCTGCAGCGTTGCAGTTTTACGCACCATATGCAGGTGCCGCTATCGGTGAATATTTCCGCGATACCGGTCGTCATGCATTAATTATTTACGATGATCTTTCGAAACAAGCTGTTTCGTACCGCGAGGTATCGTTGTTGCTTCGTCGTCCACCGGGCCGTGAAGCTTATCCGGGTGACGTTTTCTATTTGCACTCACGTTTATTGGAGCGTGCAGCAAAAATCATCGAATCGGATGAAATTGCAAAAGACATGAACGACTTACCGGAATGTTTGAAAGACAAAGTAAAAGGTGGTGGTTCGTTAACTGCACTTCCTATTATTGAAACTCAGGCTGGTGACGTTTCTGCATATATTCCAACCAACGTAATTTCAATTACCGACGGACAGATCTTCCTGGAATCAAACCTGTTTAACTCGGGTATTCGTCCGGCGATTAACGTAGGTATCTCGGTATCGCGTGTTGGAGGTAGTGCACAGATCAAGTCGATGAAAAAGATCTCGGGAACATTAAAACTCGACCAGGCGCAATTCCGCGAACTGGAAGCGTTTGCTAAATTCGGTTCCGATCTTGACGCTGCAACAATGCGCGTTCTCGACAAGGGACGTAAAAACGTTGAAATTCTGAAACAAGGTCAGTATTCTCCTGTAAAAGTTGAACACCAGGCGGCAATTATTTATTGCGGTACCAACGAGCTGCTTCGTAGTGTGCCAATCGATAAAGTGAAAGAGTTTGAAGCTGACTTTCTGGAAACAATGGAAATGTCGCACCGCCCGGTTCTTGATGAACTAAAAGCCGGTAAACTGACACCAGAAATTGAAGAAACCATTAGAAAAGTAGCTGCTGAAACAGCAGAAAAATATAAATAACAAGGACTGATATGTTGATGGAATGAAGGATTGAATTCAGTCCTTCTCCAAATCCATCTTTCAATCAATAAGATATGGCTGGATTAAAGGAAATACGTACTCGAATAGCATCGGTAAAAACTACCCGGCAGGTAACCAGTGCCATGAAAATGGTTTCGGCTGCCAAGTTAAAAAAAGCACAGGATGCCATATTGCAAATCAGGCCGTATGCGGAAAAATTGCACGATATTCTTACGTCGTTGAGTGCCAGCCTTGAGAACGTTGAGGATTCGGTATACACACAATCTCGCATTCCTGAAAAAGTGCTCTTGATTCTGGTGTCGTCGAACCGTGGTTTATGTGGTGGTTTTAATGCCAACATTAGCAAAAAAGCGATTGAGGTAGCTAACACAAAATATGCTCAGCAACTTCAATTGGGAAACCTCGATTTTATGTGCATTGGCAAACAGGGAGCTCGCCAGCTAAAACACCGCGGTTACAACGTTGTTGCCGACGAAAATGAATTGTTTGATGAGCTTACTTTTGAGAATGTTTCGAGAGTTGCAGAAGAATCGATGAAATCGTTTGCCGACAAACATTACGACCGAATTGAACTGGTATATAACCAGTTTAAAAACGCTGCTGTTCAGGTTCAGGCTGCCGAGCAATTTCTTCCGGTTGAAATGGAAGAAGGCGAAGAGGACGGTAATTATGATTTTATTTACGAACCATCGAAAGAGCACATCATTGAAGAGCTTATTCCTCGTTCGTTAAAAATTCAGTTTTACAAAGCTTTGCTTGATTCAAATGCTGCCGAGCACGGCGCCCGAATGACAGCGATGCACCAGGCAACTGATAATGCCACTGAGCTAATCGGATCGCTTACCCTGGAATACAACAAAGCACGACAAGCTTCAATTACAGGCGAAATTCTGGAAATTGTAAGTGGTGCCGAAGCATTAAACGGATAACTCGTTTTTATAAAAATATTGGGAAACCGTTCTTTGTAAAAAGGGCGGTTTTTTTATTTATAAACCGGGCTCACCAACTTTTCTTTTGGCGCGTATTTACTTTCTGCTGCCCAGCGAATTCCACGTTTCATAATTTCAAATACTTCATATCCTTCAAAATCACTCATCACATGGCCCAGTGCCGAATAAAACACGCGTCCCTTTCCATAGTATTTCTTCCAAACTACCGGCATCACACAATCATCAATCCACGAGGAATGCTCTCCCGTAAACTGAGTTGTAGCCAACACTTTTACATTCGGATCGACATGCAGATAATATTGTTCCGAATGCATGCTAAAATCGTTCAATCCTTTTGTTACTGGGTCATCTTTGTCAGTAATCTGCACCGAATAATCAATTACTCCACCAGGGTGAGCTACCCACTGCCCGCCAACCATAAACTGGTACTCGGGATTATTCCGAAACGAATCGCCAATTCCGCCATGCCAGCCCGCAATTCCGGCACCATTTTTAATCGCCGTTAACAAACCTTTTTGCTGTTCATTGGTAATCGTTCCCATTGTCCAGGATTGAATGATTAAATCAACCGAGTTCATCAACTTATTATCAACATAACTATCTAAATCATCCGAAACAACTACCTCTGCTCCTACCGATTTTAACCACGGAACAAAAACATCAACCGACTCATCAGGTTCATGACCTTTCCAGCCTCCATAAACAAAAAGGATTTTCTTCCCTTTTAATGAATCATAATTCTGTGCATTTTTGGCCGCATAACTTAATGGCGATGAAAGTAATAACCCTATTCCTGCCAACGATGCTGTTGAGATAAAATTTCTACGTGATTTGTTTAACATTGCACAGTTGATTTAATATGAATCTAAAAATAAGGTAAAATGTCGGATTTTAAAATAATATACACTTAGTCACAATGACTAATTAAGTTATATAGAACATTTTGTTTCAAAAGTCTGAAAATTAAGCCAATTACATATTTATATTTATTTAAGGTCTTTTTTTCTTTATTTGATCTGACAATCAATAACTTACCCCATATACAAATTTTACACGCTATAAAGAACTGACCCTATCATTCTGTATTTCTGCATCTTACAACTCGTTAAATTTTCTTTTTTATTTGGTATTCCGTAAATTGAAGAAAATAATCCAATTAGTTAAGTGAATGAAACCGGAATTTTTCTGAATTATTAACCAAATATTACATTATGAAAAATTTTGCTGTTTTACTAATCTTAACCCTCCTTGCAAGCACACTTTTTGCACAAAAGAAAAATGGTACTGTTTTTAACGAACATGAAACCATTGATAAAACAAGAGCACTTTGGGATGCCGTAAAAAATGGCGATACTGAAAAAGTGAAGACTTTTTTTGCCGATTCTATAACGATCGTAAGAAACGGAAATGACTGGAAAACCACCGCAGAAACCTTTAGTAATAACACGAGTTGGTGGAACGAAAACTTTGTAAATTTTGATGTTAAAGATTCGCCTGGCGCTTATCCCGATGCCATAGAATATAAAGATGCGAATACCTGGGTTCAGGACTGGTTGATACTAACCGGAACAAATGAAGAAACGGGAATAAATCTTGATCTCCATCTCCACTGTCTTTATGCATTTAATGATGAAGGAAAAATTGAAGCCTTTATTCAATATTATAACAATAATGTTTTTGAAAACATTCGAGACGCTCAAACTACTCGAGAGAACGGGAAGGTGTATATTAACCACCCACACATTGCAACAGTTAGGAAGTTACTAAATGCCTACGCCGCCGAAGATGTTGATAAACTACAACAATTTTTTACCGAAGATGCTATATTCAGCAGCTTGGCAGGAGGCTGGGATAAAAGCATGAACCTGTAAGAAAGAACTGCAGATGTTGCTAGTCACTTTGATACACGAAAAGATATTCATTTTGAACAAATTGGTTACCCCGATTGCATTTTTTACGAGTTGAATAACGGTTATGTAGTTTACTCGTGGTGGAATTATTCGTATACCGAAGAAGAAAGCGGAAAGAAATTTGTGATGCCATTGATGTTGTCACATTCCTTTAATGATGATGGCAAAATTGTACGTGAAATGGCTTATTTTAGTACAAACCATTTGGAGGAGTAAATAACAATTGACCCCATAAAAAAAGGAAGCAATTAAAATAATCGCTTCCTTTTTTGTGAGGCATACTGGATTCGAACCAGTGACCTCTACCCTGTCAAGGTAATGCTCTAAACCAACTGAGCTAATGCCTCAAAAGCGAAATAAAAGTACAAAAAAAGGATTGTCAATTGACAATCCTTTTTAATATTATTGAGTTTGAATTTTAAACGCCAAACCATAAGTTAATAACCGATAAAACGGCAATAACCCACATCAGCCACGAAATTTCGCTATACTTACCGGC
It contains:
- the atpG gene encoding ATP synthase F1 subunit gamma, yielding MAGLKEIRTRIASVKTTRQVTSAMKMVSAAKLKKAQDAILQIRPYAEKLHDILTSLSASLENVEDSVYTQSRIPEKVLLILVSSNRGLCGGFNANISKKAIEVANTKYAQQLQLGNLDFMCIGKQGARQLKHRGYNVVADENELFDELTFENVSRVAEESMKSFADKHYDRIELVYNQFKNAAVQVQAAEQFLPVEMEEGEEDGNYDFIYEPSKEHIIEELIPRSLKIQFYKALLDSNAAEHGARMTAMHQATDNATELIGSLTLEYNKARQASITGEILEIVSGAEALNG
- the atpH gene encoding ATP synthase F1 subunit delta gives rise to the protein MDQSAITVRYAKAFFSTAKEKKLLDKLKADIQLVMDVCTSSEDFILLLESPIVKSSKKAALIKSIFESKIEEISLNFLLLIVQNKREVHIPGICRNFLDLTRKDLNIKSAVLTTASEVDASTLKKVKELLGKELNATIELAAQVNPEILGGLVLRLDDKQYDASVATQLRKVKQTLLETEL
- the atpA gene encoding F0F1 ATP synthase subunit alpha — protein: MANIKPAEVSAILKQQLEGFKSVAELEEVGTVLQVGDGIARIYGLSNVESNEMIEFESGMKGIVLNLEEDNVGAVLLGPSEEIKEGDTVKRTRRIASINVGEGLLGRVVNTIGEAIDGKGAVSGELFEMPLERKAPGVVFRQPVKEPLQTGLKAVDAMIPIGRGQRELIIGDRQTGKTAVAIDTIINQREFYKQGNPVYCIYVAVGQKGSTVANIAATLEKAGAMDYSVIVTATASDPAALQFYAPYAGAAIGEYFRDTGRHALIIYDDLSKQAVSYREVSLLLRRPPGREAYPGDVFYLHSRLLERAAKIIESDEIAKDMNDLPECLKDKVKGGGSLTALPIIETQAGDVSAYIPTNVISITDGQIFLESNLFNSGIRPAINVGISVSRVGGSAQIKSMKKISGTLKLDQAQFRELEAFAKFGSDLDAATMRVLDKGRKNVEILKQGQYSPVKVEHQAAIIYCGTNELLRSVPIDKVKEFEADFLETMEMSHRPVLDELKAGKLTPEIEETIRKVAAETAEKYK
- a CDS encoding ThuA domain-containing protein; the protein is MLNKSRRNFISTASLAGIGLLLSSPLSYAAKNAQNYDSLKGKKILFVYGGWKGHEPDESVDVFVPWLKSVGAEVVVSDDLDSYVDNKLMNSVDLIIQSWTMGTITNEQQKGLLTAIKNGAGIAGWHGGIGDSFRNNPEYQFMVGGQWVAHPGGVIDYSVQITDKDDPVTKGLNDFSMHSEQYYLHVDPNVKVLATTQFTGEHSSWIDDCVMPVVWKKYYGKGRVFYSALGHVMSDFEGYEVFEIMKRGIRWAAESKYAPKEKLVSPVYK